The Streptococcaceae bacterium ESL0687 genome has a segment encoding these proteins:
- a CDS encoding HIT domain-containing protein — protein sequence MLNASGEDAGQSIPHLHIHLIPRKRMTILMHGLILMVLSFLLRKLIIY from the coding sequence TTGCTAAATGCTAGCGGTGAAGATGCTGGCCAATCTATTCCTCATCTTCATATTCACTTAATACCAAGAAAAAGAATGACAATATTAATGCATGGCCTAATTTTGATGGTTCTTTCGTTTCTACTGAGGAAGCTTATAATTTATTAA